One window from the genome of Megalobrama amblycephala isolate DHTTF-2021 linkage group LG4, ASM1881202v1, whole genome shotgun sequence encodes:
- the LOC125267871 gene encoding intelectin-like: MFSWILLILSLNLWFCEAALINQEAPSVNIGDNPEIGKLLGRIKYVARSCKEIRDKYQVHDDGLYYLISSSGVLYQTFCDMTTAGGGWTLVASVHENNMYGKCTVGDRWSSEQGSNEKRPSGEGTWENRVTFGTVEAATSDDYKNPGYFDIAAQDVSVWHVPNNMELEHWTAASILRYHTENHFLTLHGGNLFKLFTKFPVRFGIGTCLIDNGPVIPIVYDTGSADSTKNLYGPNSRSIFEPGFIAFRVFNTEKAAMAICSGVKPTACHTEHFCIGGGGHFPEGFPVQCGDFTSFDWNGYGTNAEWSASKEITEAAVLLFYR, encoded by the exons atgttttcatggATCCTTCTCATCCTCTCGCTGAATTTATGGTTCTGTGAGGCTGCACTAA taAATCAAGAAGCACCATCTGTTAATATCGGTGACAACCCTGAGATTGGAAAACTTCTGGGCAGAATTAAATATGTTGCTCGAAGTTGCAAAGAAATTCGTGACAAGTATCAGGTTCATGATG ATGGCCTGTACTATCTGATCTCTTCAAGCGGAGTCCTCTACCAGACGTTCTGTGATATGACCACTGCGGGTGGCGGCTGGACGCTCGTGGCCAGCGTTCATGAAAACAACATGTATGGAAAGTGTACTGTTGGTGATCGCTGGTCTAGTGAGCAGGGCAGCAACGAAAAACGTCCTAGTGGTGAAGGGACATGGGAGAACAGAGTCACATTTGGAACTGTAGAGGCCGCTACAAGTGATGATTATAAG AATCCTGGATACTTTGACATTGCGGCACAGGATGTGTCTGTGTGGCATGTTCCTAATAATATGGAGTTGGAACACTGGACCGCTGCCTCCATCCTGAGATACCACACTGAAAATCACTTCTTAACTCTCCATGGAGGAAACCTTTTCAAATTATTTACG AAATTCCCTGTGAGGTTTGGAATCGGCACATGCCTCATTGATAATGGACCTGTTATTCCAATCGTGTATGATACTGGAAGTGCAGATTCTACCAAAAATCTATATGGACCTAATTCAAGAT CAATATTTGAGCCTGGATTCATCGCATTCAGAGTTTTCAATACTGAAAAGGCAGCCATGGCTATTTGTTCGGGCGTTAAACCAACCGCTTGTCACACTGAACAT TTCTGTATTGGTGGAGGAGGACACTTTCCTGAGGGATTCCCTGTACAGTGTGGGGACTTTACGAGTTTCGACTGGAATGGCTATGGTACTAATGCAGAATGGAGTGCATCCAAAGAGATAACTGAAGCTGCTGTACTACTTTTTTATCGCTGA